One Nostoc sp. UHCC 0302 DNA window includes the following coding sequences:
- a CDS encoding DUF6748 domain-containing protein, with amino-acid sequence MNKISLNYKYSIIPLLGAIIVSNGFFSKVSAQSISTPDTTNSVAATVENQEFPQWAYYTIRRDFRRCASPICGGYFIKLVNLKATPCLDGVFRSECYVSAIDWRALLNQNMNYAITSSLRALCARSASSPY; translated from the coding sequence ATGAACAAAATATCACTTAACTACAAATACTCAATTATTCCCCTATTAGGTGCAATAATAGTTAGCAACGGATTTTTCTCCAAAGTATCTGCTCAAAGCATTTCTACTCCAGACACTACTAATTCTGTTGCCGCTACTGTCGAAAATCAAGAGTTCCCCCAATGGGCATATTACACGATACGAAGAGATTTTCGCAGATGTGCTTCTCCAATATGCGGTGGATATTTTATAAAGCTTGTCAACTTGAAAGCTACTCCTTGCTTAGATGGTGTTTTTCGCTCAGAATGTTATGTGTCTGCAATTGATTGGAGGGCGTTGCTGAATCAAAATATGAATTATGCGATCACCTCAAGCTTGCGGGCGCTATGCGCCCGCAGCGCATCATCACCGTACTGA
- a CDS encoding SAM-dependent methyltransferase: MTNLKTLNQSAVSKILSPTSPLGIVLVGISAFIPDETLAQTLDNLYDWVPKGSFLALDFDGEAAVDYPKLLQLLQDIGAPLFMRNPTNFLSLLGRWQLTKHGILPVENWQIEVSTDSFEIQQPVFSYGCVVYK, from the coding sequence GTGACGAATCTTAAGACTCTGAATCAATCAGCAGTCAGCAAAATTTTGTCTCCAACTAGTCCTTTGGGTATAGTTTTAGTGGGTATTAGTGCTTTTATCCCAGACGAAACTTTAGCTCAAACACTAGATAATTTATACGACTGGGTTCCCAAAGGAAGTTTTTTAGCACTGGACTTTGATGGTGAGGCCGCAGTTGATTACCCGAAGTTACTACAATTGCTTCAAGATATAGGTGCGCCTTTATTCATGCGAAATCCTACCAATTTTTTATCTTTGCTAGGACGGTGGCAATTAACGAAACATGGAATTTTACCTGTAGAAAATTGGCAAATAGAAGTATCAACCGATAGTTTTGAAATTCAACAACCAGTTTTTAGTTACGGTTGCGTTGTTTACAAATAA
- a CDS encoding trifunctional glycosyltransferase/class I SAM-dependent methyltransferase/polysaccharide deacetylase, with amino-acid sequence MLKVSVIIPAYDCGETIRKTLSSLLVQTYTEWEAIVVDDGSSDDTLVIATQFAQQDSRIQVLSQVNSGVCAARNAGIHKAKFEWLLFLDADDWILPQHLERLIQAIKDNPSLDAVYSRWTKVASNEQPIVDEEFSFQPSTLFAALARNCVLAIHCCIVRKTIVREVGGFDTTLLTCEDWDFWQKIARTGSVFGAIPDASACYRIRPNSASTNRLQIFTDGLRVITTGHSPDPRVPNPSPAYVRGMSAAELPGVKLAFLCWTAGFLLSCGEDAIALLDVIPEERDPGLCPYTIALCIFSSAFQPQCHTSTSASYELWQRLETDIYKFLTALETQSMAPALTRRVCIRLENLILDHSTNPRPVTVGSTYAVAVEVTEPISDITAPATTGRLHCTISIEGKRLGSLILPICDGFVASYVLQDAIAAKFAWEILGHFFQRTIYHQLTIKSSTANSSVWRGSLCLADNLPSDQQLLWAVLHDHIGWTVFLQELWQRPHWLDTNFYSSRLGKKTIFRELQMSLFQGSWKSAVGTLVALQQRVDKDTFTVEVSDNLPNLSVSAEELIVIPTVGGVPLGSISVEVEGGKVSSQQLRAAIIKESGLELMIAAVREGLLGRGLAEGTLRDRLVNKSVDPQYGSDVILSRYPSAIGTSVSRRAMFPKRVLNDLMEAGVIVGEPVIKRSGNSKLPERLIYAPEFITSPTKIVPKFSPKVERVPKPATVNLREYFETLFTKQADPWQYTSPYEQKKYEQTLALLPSKQFNKALEVACAEGHFTAQLAPRVDNLVAVDISQVALERAAQRCADCKNVTFQLFDLTQDPIPDCFDLIICSEVLYYVGGFPQLQAFARKVVDALNTDGYFITAHANLVVDQPDKPGYNWGHPFGAKVIGETFAKTHPLQLIKELRTPLYRVQLFQAGNYNQEPEIIEIPQPTPPPPLAAANILWHGGSPEIYTNWEVVTDQLPILMYHRVHPKGCAATSPYRVTPEAFAEQLRYLRDAGFHSITLEQWCRAKTTRIPIPGRAVLITFDDGYQDFSDYAWPLLKQYGFSANVFLVAGAIAGTNHWDSYYDEEVPLLDWQEIRQLQDEGVQFGAHSVTHRHLTSLSVAEIVQEAVRSRSLLHQVLGHTPTAFAYPYGDTDSVVQHLIGACGYTFGLSCKSGLSHFHDSLLALPRIEIVGTDGLPEFIAKLNV; translated from the coding sequence ATGTTGAAAGTGTCTGTGATTATTCCTGCTTATGATTGTGGAGAAACTATTAGAAAAACGCTCTCTTCTCTGCTGGTTCAGACTTATACTGAGTGGGAGGCGATTGTTGTTGATGATGGTTCGAGTGATGATACGCTGGTGATCGCAACTCAATTTGCACAACAAGATTCTCGCATTCAGGTGCTGAGTCAGGTCAACTCAGGCGTATGCGCTGCGCGTAATGCAGGTATTCATAAGGCTAAGTTTGAGTGGTTATTATTTTTGGACGCTGATGATTGGATTTTGCCGCAGCATTTAGAACGGTTGATACAAGCGATAAAAGATAACCCAAGCCTGGATGCTGTTTATAGTCGTTGGACAAAGGTTGCGTCCAATGAACAGCCGATTGTTGATGAGGAATTTTCTTTTCAACCCAGTACTTTATTTGCTGCCTTAGCACGAAATTGCGTACTTGCTATCCATTGTTGCATTGTCCGCAAGACAATTGTTAGAGAAGTTGGTGGTTTTGATACAACATTGCTGACTTGTGAAGATTGGGATTTTTGGCAAAAAATTGCTCGAACTGGTTCAGTTTTTGGTGCGATTCCTGATGCTTCAGCTTGTTACCGCATCCGTCCTAATTCTGCATCTACTAATAGGCTTCAAATTTTTACCGATGGGCTACGTGTAATTACTACTGGACATTCACCTGATCCTAGAGTTCCTAATCCCTCTCCAGCTTATGTTAGGGGTATGTCAGCCGCAGAGCTTCCTGGTGTGAAACTAGCCTTTCTCTGCTGGACAGCAGGGTTTTTGCTCAGTTGCGGTGAAGATGCGATCGCTTTGTTAGATGTAATACCAGAGGAGCGTGACCCCGGACTCTGCCCATATACAATTGCATTGTGTATTTTCTCGTCTGCGTTCCAGCCTCAGTGTCACACCTCTACATCTGCTAGCTATGAATTATGGCAACGTTTGGAAACAGACATTTATAAGTTTTTAACAGCGCTGGAAACTCAATCAATGGCTCCAGCTTTGACGCGTCGTGTCTGCATCAGACTGGAAAACTTGATTTTAGACCACTCTACAAATCCTCGCCCTGTAACTGTCGGCTCTACCTATGCAGTGGCGGTAGAAGTGACAGAACCAATCTCAGACATTACTGCGCCAGCAACTACAGGACGCTTACATTGTACTATCAGCATTGAAGGTAAGCGCCTCGGTAGTCTCATATTACCTATCTGCGATGGGTTTGTTGCTAGCTATGTTTTACAAGATGCGATCGCAGCTAAATTCGCTTGGGAAATTTTAGGGCATTTCTTCCAGCGCACAATTTACCACCAACTCACTATCAAATCTAGTACAGCAAACTCGTCTGTGTGGCGAGGTTCCTTATGTTTGGCAGATAATTTGCCCAGCGATCAGCAGTTACTTTGGGCTGTATTACATGATCACATCGGTTGGACAGTATTTTTACAAGAACTTTGGCAACGTCCACACTGGCTAGATACTAATTTTTATAGTTCACGCTTGGGAAAAAAAACTATCTTTCGAGAACTCCAGATGAGTTTATTTCAAGGTAGTTGGAAATCAGCAGTTGGCACTTTAGTAGCTTTGCAGCAACGTGTGGATAAAGATACATTTACGGTTGAAGTGAGTGATAACTTACCCAATCTCTCGGTCAGTGCTGAAGAATTGATAGTTATACCCACAGTTGGCGGTGTACCACTAGGCAGCATATCTGTAGAGGTCGAAGGGGGTAAAGTTAGCTCTCAGCAGTTGCGTGCTGCCATCATCAAAGAAAGTGGTTTGGAATTGATGATTGCAGCCGTGCGGGAAGGATTACTCGGTAGGGGGTTAGCAGAAGGAACTTTACGCGATCGCTTAGTCAACAAGTCAGTTGATCCTCAATATGGTAGTGATGTAATTTTATCGCGTTATCCAAGTGCGATCGGCACTAGTGTTTCTCGGCGGGCAATGTTCCCAAAAAGAGTACTTAATGATTTGATGGAAGCTGGGGTAATTGTCGGCGAACCTGTAATTAAAAGATCAGGGAATAGTAAATTACCAGAACGCCTAATTTATGCACCAGAATTCATTACTTCTCCAACCAAAATAGTTCCCAAATTTTCACCAAAAGTTGAACGTGTACCTAAACCAGCAACTGTTAACCTCCGGGAATATTTCGAGACTTTGTTTACCAAACAAGCTGACCCTTGGCAATATACAAGCCCCTACGAACAGAAGAAATACGAACAAACTCTAGCACTCTTGCCATCCAAACAATTCAATAAAGCCTTAGAAGTTGCTTGTGCGGAAGGGCATTTTACAGCACAACTCGCCCCTCGCGTTGATAACCTAGTTGCTGTAGACATTTCTCAAGTAGCCCTGGAAAGGGCTGCTCAACGGTGCGCTGATTGCAAAAATGTTACCTTTCAACTGTTCGACTTAACTCAAGATCCAATCCCCGACTGCTTTGATTTAATCATCTGTAGCGAAGTTTTATATTATGTCGGTGGTTTTCCCCAACTGCAAGCCTTTGCTCGTAAGGTTGTAGATGCCCTTAACACTGACGGATATTTTATTACAGCCCACGCTAATCTAGTTGTTGATCAGCCAGATAAACCCGGTTACAACTGGGGTCATCCCTTTGGCGCGAAAGTTATTGGAGAGACGTTTGCCAAAACTCATCCACTGCAACTCATCAAAGAACTACGCACCCCCCTCTACCGTGTGCAACTTTTCCAAGCTGGTAACTATAATCAAGAGCCAGAAATCATTGAAATTCCCCAGCCGACACCACCGCCTCCTCTAGCTGCTGCTAATATCCTTTGGCATGGTGGTTCTCCAGAGATTTATACCAACTGGGAAGTTGTCACCGACCAATTACCAATTTTGATGTATCACCGTGTTCATCCTAAAGGGTGTGCTGCTACTTCGCCCTATCGTGTTACACCAGAGGCTTTTGCTGAACAACTGCGTTACTTGCGCGATGCTGGTTTTCACAGCATTACTTTAGAACAATGGTGCAGAGCCAAGACCACTAGAATACCTATTCCTGGTCGTGCTGTATTAATCACTTTTGATGATGGCTATCAAGATTTTAGTGATTATGCCTGGCCGTTACTCAAGCAGTATGGCTTTTCTGCTAACGTCTTTTTAGTTGCTGGAGCGATCGCTGGTACTAATCATTGGGATAGCTATTACGATGAAGAAGTACCTTTACTTGACTGGCAAGAAATTCGACAACTACAAGATGAGGGTGTACAATTTGGCGCTCATTCAGTCACACACCGTCATCTTACTTCTCTATCAGTTGCAGAAATCGTCCAAGAAGCAGTGCGCTCACGCTCTCTACTACACCAAGTCTTGGGTCATACCCCTACTGCATTTGCCTATCCTTACGGCGATACAGATAGTGTAGTGCAACATTTAATTGGTGCTTGTGGTTATACATTTGGTCTGTCCTGCAAGTCTGGTTTGAGCCATTTCCATGATTCTCTACTGGCGTTACCTCGCATCGAAATCGTTGGTACTGATGGTTTACCTGAGTTTATTGCCAAGCTGAATGTTTAA